The Nitrospinota bacterium genome segment GATCATACGCTCCTCGTCCGCCAGCTCCAGCTCCGCCGCCGGGGTCTCCGGCGTGTTATCAATATTCAATCCGATTCTTCCTTCATCGCGGCGCGGTACACGTTCAAAAAACCGGCCGCCACGCCGAACACTATGAATAGCAGCATCAGCCAAGGGGCTGTGCCAAGCCACCGGTCGAGCATAAGCCCCATCCACGTCCCTATTATTATGGACACGGCAAGCTGCGTCCCGACCGTCCCGAGAAGATAGAACTTCCTGTACGCTTTCAGCCGCGATTTTCTGTCGTCATCTTCCGGCATACGGCGCCACTCCCCAGGCGTAAGGCCAGCCGCAAGCG includes the following:
- a CDS encoding AtpZ/AtpI family protein, which translates into the protein MPEDDDRKSRLKAYRKFYLLGTVGTQLAVSIIIGTWMGLMLDRWLGTAPWLMLLFIVFGVAAGFLNVYRAAMKEESD